A region of the Mesotoga sp. UBA6090 genome:
AGCTTGAGAAACAAGCGCTTTGTCGTCACTGCTTGCCTGAAGAAGCGAAAATGAAATTCCCATGTTCTTTAGCTTCCAAAAACTTCTATAGTTGGACATTTCTTTTCTGATTGTCAAGAGAAAATACCTTACACAAAAGGAATTTCTTCTTCAAGAAACGGATACAGAAATAGTTGATCATAGTACCATATACTTGCTGGAGGTTGATCAATGGGTGAACTTATTCTTTCCAGAAAAGAGATTTTCTCCTCCCTCGAAGAAGCCGTAAAGAGCAGAGGTTCCGTTATGGACAACGGTATTCTAAAGGTGGATTCCTTCTTGAATCATCAGATTGACCCGCTGCTTATGAAGAGCGCGGGTGAGTTGATAGCGGACTTTTTCAGAAGCTTCGGAGTGACAAAGGTTTTGACTGCCGAGAGTTCGGGAATTGCTCCCGCCTTAATGGCTGCCAGCAGCCTGGGAACTCAGCTGGTCTTCGCGCGAAAGCGGAGACCGATAACCATGCAAAGATATCTGAGCGAATCCGCCCCTTCGCATACTAAGGGTGGAATTGTGGAACTAAACATCTCCCTGGATTATCTCGGTAGTGAGGACAGAGTAATCATTGTTGATGACTTTCTTGCAAGCGGTAAAACAATAGAGGCTCTGGCCAGACTTTCGAACAAGACGGGAGCTTCTCTTGTAGGCTTTGCAGCAATAATTGAAAAGACATTCGAAGAGGGGCGGTCATTACTTGAAAAGTTCGGCGTTCCGGTTCTTGGAATAGTGAGAATCTCTTCACTCGACCCACTCTCTTTTGTGGAAAATGAAATCTAAAAACTAGAACTAAACTGAGCACCAAAATTCACAAAAGAAAGAGACAGTCGATTCTGATCGAAAGAATTCGTGGCATACATGTATCTGGAACCAACTCTGATGTAGTAAAACGGACCTGCAAAGTGAAGTCCTGCAAAAACATCAACGAACCCATTCCCTTTTCCAAGTCCTGTCGATATCTCCAGACCAACGAAGACCCGATCGTTCATCTTAAGCCTAATATCAGCCGCCGGCCCAAAAGAAAAATCCGTTACCTTGTGATCGTATTCTTTTGAACCCGAAAGAGTGATCCTCTTGAATGATAGCCTTCCCTGAACACCCAGTTGAAGAGAGAAACGATCCAGATCAGGCAGGATGTAACGGTAAGTCAGTAAAACAGTGTCCTGCCTGAACGCCGATTCATATTGATAGGGAACTTCCGTATTTGTTGCTTCAAACGAGCTGCTTACAGTGAAGTGAGATAGACTAAATTCTATCAAGTGTTCTTGAGAAAACCCATATCCTACAGTCGGCACAAAGTATGCACGGAAGCTATTTCTATCAAGAAGCTCTGTACTTTCCGAACCTCCCATTTCTAGAGATCCGTTCCATGGCATCGAAACACCGCTTTCAGCCTTGAGCTCAAATTTCGCAGAAGAAAACGCTGCGATTGACAACAGGAGGAGTATTAGACATATTCGCCTCAAGCTCATGATCTTAATAACCCTCTCTCTATCATCCAGCCAGTAAGCACCCTCACTTTCTCTATTTCAACTCTATAATGTACACTAGCCAGAAGCTCAACAGCCTCTCTTCCTCCAACCACAGCAGCACCTCCTACAACGAAGTCTGCGATACTTGCAAAATCTATCCCAAGCTCGTCTTTGAGATTCTGAGGAAACGTCTTGATCCATTCAAGACCTAGAGAACTTTCAAAAGCAGGCTCCAGTGGACTTAACGAAGGCAAATTATCTGAATCATTGAAGATCCTTCTTAATACCTCTCCCTCGTAATTCGAGATGAGAAGATCGAATAAGTCGTCACTTCCCTCTCTGCCGGCTATCATTTTCAGGATACGATAAAGCTCGCCAATCATCTTTCCCTTAACTTCTAGAAGCAAATCAGGATCCGGCTTGATTAACTGATCCAGAGTATTGAGAGCCGACAGTCCTACCCATTCAAGTTCTGCTTCATCCATCATCTGGGGCGTATCAAAATCGGAGTGATAGAATCTATCAGGAAGATGACCCATGAACGGAGAAGGTATTCCAAGAGTAGTGAAGGCGCAGTGATCGGACCCCGCCATGAAGGGTATCTCTCCGAATCTCTTCATTGGATATCCTGAGTTTGAAGACAATAGTCTTCTGATATTGAGTTCAAGGATTCGACCCCATCTCTGCGGAAGATAGGGCGGTACTTCAGAAAGGATAAAAGTTGAACAGGTCTTATCCTGATCGGCACCAACCATGTCGAGATTTATCGTATACATTGGAAGCCTGTTCTCTTCCTTAAGCTGAAGCGCGTAGGGAACACTACCCAAATACTCGGGAACAAGAGCAATCTTCACAGAATAAGGAAATTTCTCATCATTAAGAATCCTCGCTATTTCCGTGGCAAGAGCCGCACCACTTGCATTATTATCTGCTCCAGGCGAAGGATGACACAAATGTGCAGTTATCAGCACGTCCGGACCTTCTTTGAAACCAGTAGCATCTATCTGGAGTACCTCAAAATTGCCCTGTGACATCTTAGTTTCGACTCTGTATCCTACCGCTGCATTCCCGCTTTTCGCGTGATTAAGGAGGATGTCGAACTTTTCCTTGGTAACGGAAAAGGCTATGGCGTTTAGATCGGCAGATTCCCTGTCATGAGGAATTGTCAAGTAGTTAGTCATATGAGGCAAATCATTCAAACTGCGGCCAATTTCCTCAAAGGCCTTTCTCATATGGCACAATACG
Encoded here:
- a CDS encoding DUF4910 domain-containing protein; this translates as MSRRLDGRKVKSLIEMLSGYHRMRGSTDYSESMYSLMHYLIRAGFPKERFKVFEYPADGVTKTGNILSTLAWEPVFGELWLEEPERVFVTSTAVTKLSLVSGSGSSDGWELSPLVIYKGKGDYSGKAVLANDDPVKVFQNAVVEGGARCLVLCHMRKAFEEIGRSLNDLPHMTNYLTIPHDRESADLNAIAFSVTKEKFDILLNHAKSGNAAVGYRVETKMSQGNFEVLQIDATGFKEGPDVLITAHLCHPSPGADNNASGAALATEIARILNDEKFPYSVKIALVPEYLGSVPYALQLKEENRLPMYTINLDMVGADQDKTCSTFILSEVPPYLPQRWGRILELNIRRLLSSNSGYPMKRFGEIPFMAGSDHCAFTTLGIPSPFMGHLPDRFYHSDFDTPQMMDEAELEWVGLSALNTLDQLIKPDPDLLLEVKGKMIGELYRILKMIAGREGSDDLFDLLISNYEGEVLRRIFNDSDNLPSLSPLEPAFESSLGLEWIKTFPQNLKDELGIDFASIADFVVGGAAVVGGREAVELLASVHYRVEIEKVRVLTGWMIERGLLRS
- the xpt gene encoding xanthine phosphoribosyltransferase; the protein is MGELILSRKEIFSSLEEAVKSRGSVMDNGILKVDSFLNHQIDPLLMKSAGELIADFFRSFGVTKVLTAESSGIAPALMAASSLGTQLVFARKRRPITMQRYLSESAPSHTKGGIVELNISLDYLGSEDRVIIVDDFLASGKTIEALARLSNKTGASLVGFAAIIEKTFEEGRSLLEKFGVPVLGIVRISSLDPLSFVENEI